One region of Neisseria mucosa genomic DNA includes:
- a CDS encoding shikimate dehydrogenase: MNTVPRYAVFGNPVAHSKSPQIHRQFALQEGVEIEYERICADTGGFAQAVEAFFADGGRGANVTVPFKQEAFALSDEHSERALAAGAVNTLILLENGKIRGDNTDGIGLTDDISKRLGVELSGKTVLLLGAGGAVRGVIPVLKEYRPARIVIANRTHTKAAEMAAHFGIEAIPLDELEGGFDIIINGTSGGLSGQLPAVSPKVFEHCTLAYDMVYGEAAEPFLAFARQSGAKQTADGLGMLVGQAAASYRLWRGFAPDVLPVVQYMREL; the protein is encoded by the coding sequence ATGAACACTGTTCCCCGTTATGCCGTTTTCGGCAACCCCGTCGCGCACAGCAAATCGCCGCAAATCCATCGGCAGTTTGCCTTGCAGGAAGGCGTCGAAATCGAATATGAGCGCATTTGCGCCGACACCGGCGGTTTCGCGCAGGCGGTCGAAGCGTTTTTTGCCGACGGCGGGCGCGGGGCGAATGTTACCGTACCGTTCAAGCAGGAAGCGTTTGCCTTGTCGGACGAACATTCCGAACGCGCGTTGGCAGCGGGTGCGGTCAATACGCTGATTTTGCTGGAAAACGGTAAAATACGCGGCGACAATACCGACGGAATCGGACTGACGGACGATATTTCAAAGAGGCTGGGCGTGGAACTGTCAGGTAAAACCGTCTTGCTGCTCGGCGCGGGCGGCGCGGTGCGCGGCGTGATTCCCGTATTGAAAGAATACCGCCCCGCGCGCATCGTTATCGCCAACCGGACCCACACCAAAGCGGCGGAAATGGCGGCGCATTTCGGTATTGAAGCCATACCTTTGGATGAACTGGAAGGCGGCTTCGACATCATCATCAACGGCACATCCGGCGGCTTAAGCGGACAGCTTCCCGCCGTATCGCCCAAAGTCTTTGAACATTGCACTTTGGCTTACGATATGGTTTACGGCGAAGCGGCAGAGCCGTTTTTAGCGTTCGCCCGCCAATCAGGCGCAAAACAAACCGCCGACGGATTGGGCATGCTGGTCGGACAGGCGGCAGCTTCCTACCGGCTTTGGCGCGGTTTCGCGCCCGATGTCCTGCCCGTCGTCCAATATATGAGAGAGTTATAA
- the mtgA gene encoding monofunctional biosynthetic peptidoglycan transglycosylase, with protein sequence MFRIIKWLIALPLGAFIFFNAYVYGNIITYRAVAPNKTAFMAMRMRQFQSEGKDVALDYRWVPYDRISVNLKKALIASEDAKFAEHGGFDWGGIQYAIKRNKQSGEVKAGGSTISQQLAKNLFLNESRSYIRKGEEAAITAMMEAVTDKDRIFELYLNAIEWHYGVFGAEAASQYFYKRPAANLTKQQAAKLAARVPAPLFYADNPKSKRLRNKTNIILRRMGSAELPESDLD encoded by the coding sequence ATGTTCCGCATCATCAAATGGCTGATTGCCCTGCCTTTGGGCGCATTTATCTTTTTCAACGCTTATGTGTACGGCAACATCATCACTTACCGCGCCGTCGCGCCGAATAAAACCGCCTTCATGGCGATGCGGATGCGGCAGTTTCAAAGCGAAGGCAAAGATGTCGCGCTCGATTACCGCTGGGTACCTTACGACCGCATTTCGGTCAACCTGAAAAAAGCCCTGATTGCCTCCGAAGACGCCAAATTCGCCGAACACGGCGGCTTCGACTGGGGCGGCATCCAATACGCCATCAAACGCAACAAACAAAGCGGCGAAGTCAAAGCAGGCGGCTCGACCATCAGCCAACAGCTTGCCAAAAACCTGTTTTTGAACGAAAGCCGCAGCTATATCCGCAAAGGCGAAGAAGCCGCGATTACCGCGATGATGGAAGCCGTTACCGACAAAGACCGCATTTTCGAGCTGTATCTGAACGCCATCGAATGGCACTACGGCGTATTCGGCGCAGAAGCCGCGTCCCAGTATTTCTATAAAAGACCCGCCGCCAATCTGACCAAACAGCAGGCCGCCAAACTCGCCGCCCGCGTCCCCGCGCCGCTGTTTTACGCCGACAACCCCAAAAGCAAACGCCTGCGCAACAAAACCAACATCATCCTGCGCCGCATGGGTTCGGCAGAGCTGCCCGAAAGTGATCTGGATTGA